aatagttaacagcagaatcaaataaacaactctTAACGATAATTTAAGATCAttaatctaagcttcaaacaacataatcatctaaaaCCCATAACCCCAAAATATTtgggtttttagctactcataattatacaaacatcaacaataaaaatcttaaacataatatgagtaaatactaggagaaggtttagaaaaacactttaatccttgctccaagtTGATGTTCCTCCTTGATTCTCTTCTTCAAGATGAATCtccttcctctttttcttctccaaaaacagGTCTCCCCAATAATGGCACTGTTTTTGCCTTTTTAATCGTGTAGAAAGGTGTTTTGACAAGTATGCCCTTTTTAGTCCGAAATagaataattttgtgatttttacacACCCGCGGCGCGCTCCGTGACGCCCCGTGCGACGCGTACATGGATTGGACAAAGGCATAATGCATTTTAACGGAGCAGAACAATGCAGCAAAAATATTTGCACTGCCGCGGCGCCCCCCGTGGCGCGATAGTGCAATATTTTGCGCtgcttcattttttcatttgttttactATGCGGGCTTGCTTTGCGActcccgaacacgatcccgacttgatttatttagcttttacttAGACTTTAAATCCCCAAATCAATCAAATTGATCCCAAAGTTAGTTCTTAAGTCGGAttagcttcctgcaaggcataaagcatgaatttagtacaattcattatcatttaagctcaaacctttgtaaaatgcaataattaaagtgttgttatAACGTCTAAAACacgagtttttagcctatgatcaacacgcttgatgacgagcgtggggtcgtgcactattggggattgtgacttggttcgtccggactgatgattttaccgcgtatttgactgtaatctatttgttatcatcattttttgggctgaatgccatacttgggcctcgtgctaactatttgaacccttcggggatttttactggtttttCCTCACTGTGTTGACTTATTACttcaactcaatcatgttatatttcactgttttttgtactcagccatgtttgctctgttttaacacttaaatgatattttgggctgagaatcatgttttactattgcccgagtggctcgtgaggattttgactgagtaaggctgagggcctatgttgtgtggaaatatttgatactaattatgaggccgaggtcctgagatatatacgccacaaggtggcttgattaatctgaggccgaggtcctaatgatgatgccacgaggtggcttggtATTGTGCTTTGGCCGTAAGGGGCCTCTTCAGGAgtatgtacacccccagtgagcacgggtacccattgcgATGTGAGATTGACCCCGAGGGTatggtattgttctaagatgttgcctgaggggcggattttgTTGATACGCTGCCCGGGGGGGCGaatctttatgtgtttactttcattaattgcctgtcaattacctgctaaattgttgaaaaaggacttttcatgaaattacatttaagttaaaggatttttacatGTCTTTCATGGATTTACTATTTTGAAatgcttttactgcttcattataaaaTGTTTTGTGTCTTACATGATTTCTTGCtatcagtctttatttacatttattactcatagagttagagtactcactttactccctacaccccgtgtgtagatttagttgtagctggtcccgctcccgagtgctaatCATTCCCAAATTCAGGCAGATctgaggagtctttaggtagttgttggcattcgcagcccagagctcctccctatcttatTTCCTTATGTTCTTAGTTCTGTAGAAAACTCTGTAGTGATTTAGAGTATTCTGGATTtggttagatgctcatgactagtgacaccccggtatcgggctgtgttgggttgttcttccgcgtatttatgatattatttgctactttggattattttatcatgtttagactgtttcttaatgtgtaactgttaataattggaaaaaggGTAAGTTTCcaatggccttgtcttcacgagaggtgccatcacgatcgggttcgggtttagggtcatgacaagttggtatcagagcctaggttacataggtctcacgagtcatgagcagtttTAGTTGTGTCTCGCagatcagtatggagacgtctatatttatcctcgagaggctgcagaacctttagaaaaaacttcacattcttgaaattcttgtcatgcgaatttgttgatccgagtactaaacttctgttgatctattctctcacagatggtgaggacacgtgctaccggtcagtatggacgaccactagtactaCCAGCCATGGCCATTAGAGGCTGAGGACGTGGTCGTGgtcatggtaggggcagagcaactagggcagcacctgcagatccaccagctgcccagGTTCAAGATCAGGTCTTAGTTATGGGCgctccagcaacaccagctcAAGCACCAACTGTtcccattgtgatttcgggtcttcaagaggccttggctcaaatcttgtcagtttgcactggcctagatcaggcggtttcagccattacagccgcaactacttcttaagccaggggaggcactcagactcccgctgctcacacacctgagcaggtcgtgcagggacttcagacgccggggacACATCTAGACTAGCCGATTAtcgctgctcaggactatgtagttcctgccatgcctgatgatgagcagcataggttggagaggtttggtagactgcagcctccgaccttcagtggtgcagagggcaaggatgcccagggtttcttagataagtgccagaggatgcttcgtacaatgagtattctagagaccatcggggtcactttcactacttatcaattttttggagctgccttcacttggtgggaggcttatgagaggcatagtcctgttggtgcaacacgccttacctggcagcagttctccgttctctttctagagaagtatgtgtcgcagtcccgcaaagaggagctgcatagggagtttgagtagttgcatcagggagagatgactatgatgcaatacgagatgaggttctttgagttagctcgtcatgctatttggttggttctgacaaatagagagaggattaggaggtttgttgatggcctctcTTATCAGTTTCGTATTCTCATAACCAAGGAGAGGGTGAttagtgctactttcgaggaggttatgGATATTGCCTGTGAGATTAAGTCCtttcgtcgctaggagcgagaggagagggaggccaagaggactCGAAGATCTGGTAGTTACAGCGGTACTCCTTTGAGAAGTTAGTTTCAGCGCgccagaggtcgtccattcaggcatgctcagctagctcacctaggttatcgtggggcatcatcgggccatgattctcacagttctcatcagggctagtcatcacttagtgcctttcTAGCTTAGAGTTCGTCTTGTGCCCCATTAAtttagggctcttctataccgagcgcatctgctagtcactccaatgcgagaggttcccttcagtccccttctccggAACTTGAGAGTttttatgagtgtggtgagatgggtcatatgtggtgGCAGTGCCCTTGTCGTCTTGTGAGTTCATCTCAACAGaagggtcagtcatcggcttcagcaccagttactttaccaccacccgtccagccagctaggggtggaggtcagtcagttaGGGGTAGCCTcatagggggaggtcgatcaagtggcagtcaggcccgtttctatgcacttccaggtagACCTGATGTTCttgcttcagatgctattattacaggtattgtttcagtcttccaTATAGATGCATCTGTATTATATGATCACGAtttcaccttttcttatgtgttatcatactttgctcattatttgggtatgcgtcgtgagtttcttgcttcacctgttcgtgtatctatctcggtgggcgatactattgttgtagaccatgtttaccagtcgtgtatggtgactattgggggtctggagacccgtgtgtatcttttattattttgtatggtggattttgatgttattttgggcatagattggctatctccgtgtcgtgctattctggactgtcaagATAAGATAGTCACAATGGCTATACCGgatgtgccatggattgagtggcgatgtgtgactgattatgttcccagtagagtgatctcattcttgaaagctcagtgtatggttgggaagggttgtctttcttatctaGCTtgtgtgagggatgtcggtgctgagactcctaaTATTGATTCTATtgcagttgtgagggattttcccgatgtgttttgttggcccaagaataggtgaagttttgaagaatgacaaatgaactcagtcatagACCAGGTCCATCATGTGAAGCACAGTCAAGATCTatgcatgtgagatgcacgtgaaggagataagtcctacttaTCAagtagcaatatctcctgatctgatcgaataGGTTTCATAttagataaggggagaaagtctccttatatgaagagaacacgatccaggataaagatagtgttagagtttgagatcattaTGAACTCTTCTATGATAGAAGTTCAGCAATTAAGTCCcgatcaaactctgattactaacctattaaatgacaatgattgttctcttttataggcATTGCACATACGCAGAAGTGAAACTAATTTGAGAGAAaaaagcaaggcgattttgcaagcaatttatgtgtgatttgagtgtgcactcctgaagctacttgaacgagatagaagaaccagttccattgggTCTATCTCttactctagttcaattgtagtaggtagtttaaagttgtacctttcagcttttatcgaagcaattgtattaggtacctagagtgttcaagttatagctaacttcAAATtttcgcaacagttgaggttgtgtgccacaacggggtTAGAGTttatccttaggtttacaaatagtttttgtaaatgctgttttggctcagtaagtttagtggaagtttgggaaaatcctactgagtagtaggtcgtggttttttcaccttttgagccaggtgttttccacataaaaatctctatgttctttattttatgtacttactATTCTGCAaatagtagtagttagaacacctagaagaaccaggttcttctatagaaaaaattgggtaccacacaaatcacccccctcttgtgtggtattgacgcttaaaacatcaattggtatcagagtgggTTATCCTtaaagaggctaacaccttagaaaaagatcaaaatgagtgcACTACCTGGttactgggaagggcaatccactgctaggcctccacattttaatggtcagtactattcttggtggaagaacaggatgagggatcacatcataggagaaaactatgaactctgggacatagtcactgtTGGTCCTCTAGAAaccacaaagaagaatgctgaaggagtggatgtgccaaagacaagagcttaCTGCACTCCtaaagatttgaagaaatgggagaagaatgccaaggctaataaatggcttgtgtgtggaccgGGTCTAGacgagtacagtagaattcaaagttgtaccactgctaaggaaatctgggacactttgcaagtggcccatgaaggaacacctcaagtgacgAGGTTCAGAGAAACACTGTTGTATTCTCAGTATGAGAGTTTCGCAATGAAGGAAGGAGATatcatccaagagatgtatacaaggttcaccacactgacaaatgaacttaagtctcttggaaggttTATTCTTGAGGAAGaaaaagttgagaagattttgacaagggttctatgagtctcttgggaaagcaaaatcactactattcaggaatcaaaaAATATTGCTACCCTCAAACTGGATGAACTAATTTGaaacctcactgcctatgaactgaaaaggcaaaccatgaaaatggatgcacccaagaaggaaagaaatCTGGCTCTAAGAATTGCTGAAGGTttagatctggaggatgatgaaatggctatgatcacaagggatttcaaaaagtacctgatgagaggaaagggttcttcaagaggtacaaccttcaacaaaccaagggcttctgagaaacagaccaatgagggttgctacaaatgtggtaagactgatcacatgatcaagaactgtcctcaatgggaaattgagtggaagaatgAAAGGGTTGaacgaaggaacaggttcaaccaataaggaacaaaggatcaacaaaggctatggttgctgcctaaggagaaacatcagataaggacttagaagatgaagctggagatgaacaagcagttatggccatcggagaatcagatgatgaacaagaggtaagtatacttcatctcaaagacaagattaaatacCTATCTAAAGAAAGATTGTCTGAGCTATTGCTAAatttcattgatgagtctgaaataattaacaatgagaaggaagatctgactagggaatgtgtgatcttaaaagccaagtgcaaaaacctagagtctagggctaatgagagttagagtaaaaatgctgagttgaagaaccaggttcttgaacttgacactagtATCCTAGAACTTAGgactgagaacttaaaactaaaaataggaacaggtaagaagaaagctgaCCACACACATCTCACTCTAGAATAAAACatgggaaaaatgaaagatgagttgtacaagaaGGATGAACAGATAAAAgtcttaaaagaagatctagggaaggtaaaacatgaactagacagaacttgcaagtggaataaggcttctgatgcactttcctggctacaagaacatcatagtagcaacaaaagaggacttggctatggaactcaagcacctaagtgggatcctaaaagcaagtatctcactcttcctgagaacagaatctgcacacactgtggtaagactggccattacaaaaatgaatgtaatgcaaaagaaaacgccagtcaaaagaacaaaacttttgttcaagagaaaaataggctgcctgggtgggctaaaaggaatttaatttatccctttgcctatagaaagaaactcaaactagtttgggttcctaagactaacccttgattttgttttgcaggtccaagtgaagagAAGTAGCCAAGTATGGTATATgaatagtggctgctcaaaacatatgactggaagaaagaaccagttcctttcacttgaggatctaaagggaggtaatgtctcctttaaaataggaagaaaggtgagattattggggttggaaagatATGTAAAACATAttctcactccattgagaatgtctacttgatagatggcctgAAATACAATCTGATCAGCgtgtcacaactgtgtgacaaaGGTAACCTTGTAGAATTTACCTTtactaaatgctttgtgattaaccttactaGTGACAAAATTATTTtgtagggaaaaagagttaacaatatttatattgtagctttgtctactctttcagaaaatgaactcacttgtctaagtgtgttggataatgatccccttctgtggcacaaaagacttggtcatgctagtctgaatcagctaaacaaattagtctttaaggacttggtgatagggttgcctaacatcaagttcaaggaagacaaagtttgtgaggcttgtgcaagggggaagcaggtaagatcatccttcaaaagcaataaaatggtaagcacaaccaagttATTGGAACtagtccatatggatctctgtggtccaatgagaaccatgagcagaTGTGGAAAGAAATATACAATGtcacttgttgatgattattctagatttacctagGTACcatttctaacatctaaagatgaaacatttgacatgtttactgcttttttttagaaaaactcagaaaaaattaggaaatcaacttgcatccattaggtctgatcatagaactgaatttgaaaatgctaagtttgctgaattctttaatgaaaatggtatagatcataacttctctgcccttaggactcctcaacaaaatggagtagttgaaagaaagaacaagactCTTGAatacatggctaggactatgcttctttctagtaaattgTCCCACCGCTTCTaggcagaggctgtaaacactgcatgttacattatcaatagatgcatgactagacctcttgtagagaagactccctatgagttattTAAAGGtataaaaccaaatatatcccatcttagggcatttggatgcaagttctttgtgcacaataatgaaaaagactccctaggtaagtttgatccccgAGGTGACGAGGGAGTATTCTtaggatattcttcacatagcaaagcatataaaatgttaaacaaaaaatctttgtgtgtagaagaaagtgtgcatgtagtgtttgatgaaactaacattctttttgagagacaagaacatgaagatgaagccgttaaattggtaaaggatttgactgaagcctcaacacaagttaaagtggcaccaaaagaaggaacaagtgATGGAACATGTTCTTCCATTCAGGGCAACCTGAtagggggaactgatcaaagaggaattgaaacAAACCCCCTAAAAGAACTTGTTCATGACCATGTTCCTCAACAAcaaaacatgggagaaacatctagcagaaaccagttggttgtgaaacctcacaaatatcaaagttctcatcctattgagaacattatcactgatccaacatctagagtcaaaactagatcacaattaaagaatctgtgtgcttttgatgcctttttatctcttattaacctaaaaatgtagttgaggctctgcaggatgcagattgggtgaatgaaatgcaagatgaactcaatcagtttgagagaagtcaagtttggcatctagttccaagat
The Nicotiana sylvestris chromosome 11, ASM39365v2, whole genome shotgun sequence DNA segment above includes these coding regions:
- the LOC138880916 gene encoding uncharacterized protein; protein product: MSALPGYWEGQSTARPPHFNGQYYSWWKNRMRDHIIGENYELWDIVTVGPLETTKKNAEGVDVPKTRAYCTPKDLKKWEKNAKANKWLVCGPGLDEYSRIQSCTTAKEIWDTLQVAHEGTPQVTRFRETLLYSQYESFAMKEGDIIQEMYTRFTTLTNELKSLGRFILEEEKVEKILTRVL